From the Lolium rigidum isolate FL_2022 chromosome 2, APGP_CSIRO_Lrig_0.1, whole genome shotgun sequence genome, one window contains:
- the LOC124688227 gene encoding peroxidase 31-like, whose product MRRMSLLLLAAAALLAAAVVAVHAGPPPPVKLSPDFYSQTCPRAERIIAEVVQSKQMANPTTAAGVLRVFFHDCFVSGCDASVLIAPTHYAKSEKDADINHSLPGDAFDAVVRSKLALELECPGVVSCADILALASRVLITMTGGPRYPVPLGRKDSLSSNPAAPDVELPHSNFTVGRIIELFLAKGFTVQEMVALSGAHTLGFSHCQEFASRIYNYRDKGGKPAPFDPSMNPTYAKGLQAACQNYQKDPTIAAFNDIMTPGKFDNMYYVNIQRGLGLLSTDEDMWSDMRTKPFVQRYAANNADFFDDFSKAMEKLSMYGVKTGADGEIRRRCDAFNSGPITQ is encoded by the coding sequence aTGCGGCGCatgtccctcctcctcctggccgcggccgccctcctcgccgccgcggtgGTGGCAGTGCATGCCGGGCCCCCGCCTCCTGTGAAGCTGTCGCCGGACTTCTACAGCCAGACGTGCCCACGGGCGGAGCGGATCATCGCGGAGGTGGTCCAGTCGAAGCAGATGGCGAACCCGACCACCGCCGCGGGCGTGCTCCGCGTCttcttccacgactgcttcgtcaGCGGCTGCGACGCCTCCGTGCTCATCGCGCCCACGCACTACGCCAAGTCCGAGAAGGACGCGGACATCAACCACTCCCTCCCCGGCGACGCCTTCGACGCCGTGGTGCGTTCCAAGCTGGCGCTGGAGCTGGAGTGCCCCGGCGTGGTCTCCTGCGCCGACATCCTGGCCCTGGCCTCCCGCGTCCTGATCACCATGACCGGCGGCCCCAGGTACCCGGTCCCGCTGGGCCGCAAGGACTCGCTCTCCTCCAACCCCGCCGCCCCGGACGTGGAGCTCCCGCACTCCAACTTCACcgtcggccgcatcatcgagctcTTCCTCGCCAAGGGGTTCACGGTGCAGGAGATGGTGGCGCTCTCCGGCGCGCACACGCTCGGCTTCTCCCACTGCCAGGAGTTCGCGTCCAGGATCTACAACTACCGCGACAAGGGCGGCAAGCCGGCGCCGTTCGACCCCAGCATGAACCCGACCTACGCCAAGGGGCTccaggcggcgtgccagaactacCAGAAGGACCCGACCATCGCCGCCTTCAACGACATCATGACCCCCGGCAAGTTCGACAACATGTACTACGTCAACATCCAGCGCGGCCTCGGCCTGCTCAGCACCGACGAGGACATGTGGTCCGACATGCGCACCAAGCCCTTCGTGCAGCGCTACGCCGCCAACAACGCCGACTTCTTCGACGACTTCTCCAAAGCCATGGAGAAGCTCAGCATGTACGGCGTCAAGACCGGCGCCGACGGCGAGATCAGGCGGCGCTGCGACGCATTCAACAGCGGGCCCATCACCCAGTGA